The nucleotide sequence CACTTACCAACACAAGTACCGAGTAACTCTACCAAGTCTTGGATAGATGAGAAGAAATTACctagtatttttgtttttgctgGAATTTGAACTTGTGGCAGAGGCGAAGATCTATCTTCTAAATCTTGATATGGAAGAGACAATTCACTAATTTCTTGATAGGGACCTAGTGCTGCAAAATGAATTTGTGAAATTCACTTTGTTATTGTCTGAGGATGTCTTCAAGTTCAAGGAAGCTACCATTGCAGATAATGAAGTGTCTTTTTGTTatagaattttcttgaaaaataaagaaaaccttAGTTGATGACGAGTGAAATTTTAACATATTCTCTTTCACAGCACCCTATTGGTGCTAATGGAAGGGAAATGAGCTTATCCTTTTCGTATCTATAATCCAAATTCATTCAAGACTTTGTGTAAACACTCCATAATATTCTGGACCCAGGAAAAATTGATTCAATAGAATTCAAAGTGTTATCTATCATGCTAAAGGGAACTTATATAGTATCTGATCTTAATTTTGAAAAGCAAAAATAATTTCTTTGTATACAGTGCACTTTCCACGGTTTATATATCCAGGGAAGTGTACACTACtaacatttgtttcaaaaaagatcTACTCTTATTTGCTTGTGTTTTTAGGTTTATAAAATTTGGTAGTCACATGTAGCATGAATTAGCACGCAAGTGTTGACAATATGCCTAATCATGCAATGCATCTGGATTAACATAGGGATACTATTAGGACCCTGATTCAGAACATAGCAGCGAAATAAGCAGACAAATTATCAAGCAATGTTAAGGttttctaaaaattattattttacttcatcCAAATTACATATCCCTGAAAAGGTATTCTCAGTCATCTAAATGTGTgtttattgtttatcattgtccTGTACTAACGATTTAAATTGAGGTGGAGCTGATACAACTAAAATTATTTAGTATTAAATCTTGTTTCAAGGAGCTTATTCTCCACGAGTAGTGAAGTGTATGGAGCTTAGTCTGTATCTTGTGTTCGTTATTGCACATAAAGTTGTACTTGTTGGCTTCTCACAATCTATTTGTATGCTTGTACCATGTTACATTTGTGTGCACTTGATTCTGAAGTGATACTTAAGCGAGTGGTTGTTTTATCATGCTGTGTTCGCACATAACACCTCTCTTCTCTTTATTTAGGCGGGTGATGGACTAATACAGTTGTATCACAACTTCATTACTGATTTCGAGACAAAGATCAATCTTCTCAAGCTTGCACATTTTGCGGTTGTTGTTTCTCGGCAATACCCCGAGAAAGAAGCCGCCATAGCTTTCCTTGAAGGGGTGACAGAGAAACTTCATAATACTAAAGAGACCCGGATAGAGGAGCCGATTCTTTATATTAAGATGCAGATTGCCCTATTTAAGCTTGAGAAAGGAGATCCAAAAGAGTGCCAGAAACTTTTAGATGAGGGGAAGACTACACTTGATAGCATGACTGACATTGATCCATCTGTCTATGCAAGCTATTATTGGGTTTCATCTCAGTACCATAAAGCTCGACAGGAGTTTGCCGACTTTTACAAAAGTGCTCTTCTTTATCTCGCGTACACTTCAGTGGAATCTCTTTCTGAATCATTTAAGCTGGTATTCatcatttcttattttgtatttttttctaaggACTAATCTAAGAGTTTTTCCATCCTAACTAATTGGATTTATAACCCCTGTACATCAATCTGCCTTGCTGCATTTCGTGTGTTTTTATTGCTCAACTAGTTGCTTATCAATTGTCAATATGTTAGCTTAATTACTAATCTATGGCTACCCATTGGGTTAATTGAGAAAATGATGAGACTGAGGAATGTTGGTAATAGATCTCTAAGGCTGTGGAGTGTTATCTGTAGAGACCTCATCTATTTTAGGCATTTAAGAGGGCCTGTTGCTTAACTTTTGTTTTTGTCAGAAAATGAGTTCAAGTGGTACTTATAGTGTTATAATTCTTACAGTCTATGCTACTCGATATTCAATAGTATATGATGGAATCTCTGTCAAAGCATAGTGACCATCCTCATCTTTTAATCAGCTCACTAGCAAGAGAAGGAAAgcaattttaaaatgaaattgtGCTTTATGTATACTCCCCCAATCAACCCCACACTGCAGTTTTCCTTGGTTAAAAGTTAAAACAAGTTTTTTATATTTGTGGGTATTAGAGACTGGAGATGGACAGATCTGCCCGTGCTTAACctttatatcatcatcattttctcatttattaaaaaaaaacacggttgttttctcttattttactgCAATGCTGTCTCTAAGGATGTCTGAAGGAATATGATCATTTTCCTTACAGAGGAAGCTCTTCATAATTCAGAGAATGTTTTGAAAGTCTCggttttaaattttgatagtgattTTCTATTGGGTCTTAATTCTCTAAAATGCTCTTTATCACTCTCATAAATCTTCATATAAATTGTGTTGAAGGAACCTGAATTATGAAGGGGCCAGTCATTTTTCTTCTTGTGGTGCTACTTTACCTTAAAAGATAAGTGAACTTTGCTCCTCAAGGGGCAAGGCACTGGTGGTGTTCGTGAGAAAGATAAAAGATGCTCCATTTAACATGAGATGATAAAGAATATAGTTTGTCCATCAACTAATAGTTGATTGATGGCGCTTATTTGTGTTGCTTTCTTTTTCGCTCCTTTCCTATCAAAGGTCTGAAGCTTTTGTTGAAAATGTCTTTTTTGTACTGGTCTTCTGCCTGAATCAAGTCCTAGAGTTAAATCTTATTCCACAAATTCATGAATTTGCAATACATTTTCCTTATTTATGTCGGAGACGTCACCAGTGTTATGAATTCAGTACTTTGGCAGCTGCTAAGGCTAAGCACTAAAACTCTTAAAAAGGAGAAGTGCTATTGTTCAATTGCGTATTGGATTATGATTGAGTGATCTTTTCTAACAGCTACTTTTTCAGCCTTTGAGTAGACATACTTGTTAGTTGTATATGTGATTTGAATATTTTCTGCAATATCggtctttttattattgtttaccTGAAAATGGTTGAGCAGTACTATGTTTTTGGGCTTGGTATCAATCTAATTGTTCCTTCTATCTTGTTTAGGATTTGGCTTTTGATTTGTCCCTCTCAGCATTGCTGGGAGACAACATATACAACTTCGGAGAACTGCTTGCTCATCCGATTGTAAGTTTATATTTCTATTACATGTGTTGATCTTCTTTTTTGTGAAAATGGCCCCGTGGAGTGCTCATTCAAGGAATATACTGCTGGTGTCCTTCCCAGGAGATGTCAGAATGTGTCTCGAGGTCTTATCATGTTGTCATATGTGCTAGAGTGAGAGCTTGTAAATAGTTCATCCGATTTTATTCTCGTGTTTGTAAAGGAACTAATGCCAATTATACTGTGTTGACCAGCTGGTTGAACTAGTTATGCCAGGAATTGACCTCGTGTGTAGTTTGGTTTAGGTATCACTGTGTAAAAATAGGGAACTACGGTATGCAGGGCAGTCTattctttttttgcttttatttctgCTTTTTTGGTCTCTTGTTCTAATGGTTTCAACTCCTGCTGAAAACTCCTCAACAAGATTGTTGGATCTTCATTATGGCTCTACTTCTACTTTTTTCGACTCACTGCTGAGACCTCCACTTTATTGTTGGACCTCCACTTTGATTCCGCAAATCTTCTTGTACACCGTCAAACCTTCTGGGGCATATGCCAGAAGCAGGAGTTGGTCCTATTTGGGACAATTTTGGTTCTGGGACATGTACAATGTCGATCCGTTGAAGATAAGGTGCCTAATTTTGCCCTAGTCATCCTGGCTATCCCTCAGGCTGCTTCTTTATTTTGTAGAAACAAAGTTCTTCTCATTGGACCATCAAATTCTGCTAATGCTCCCAAATAGCCATCTTTTCTACTTTAAGTTCTCGAGTTTCATTACATAGATTTACATGGATGGATGAGACTCAAATTTTCTATCGGCAAAAACATTTAGATAATATAGTATGCAGTGTACAGAAGGACCAAGAGCGATCAAAATGAAACTGAGAATTAACAATAGGTGCTGTATCTGAGAAATCACTGAAATCCCAATAATAAATTCCTTTTCCTCCATGTTTTTGGCTTCAGTTGTGTAGCATACACTAGAAATATGTTACAATAGCTATATAATTGTTTTGTCTTGTCATTTGTGCTGACAAGATCATGTTGGTTCAATCAATGTTGACTTATTCTAATTTGTTACAGATAAAGAGTCTGATAGGGACTAAGGTTGAGTGGCTCTATTATATTCTAGAAGCATTCAACACCGGTGATTTGGTTCACTATCAAAAATTGTGCAATGTCCATCAAGCTGCTTTAAATGCTCAACCAGCATTGGTGCAGAACGAGAAAAAGCTTCTTGAGAAGATCAACATTCTCTGCTTGATGGAAATTATCTTCAGGTACTGTGGCAGTTTTGCAGATAACAGAAGTTTTCATTACTTTATGTTGTTAGGGTTGTTACTCAAGATTTGGACAATTCATTTGCATGCAGTCGTCCAGCAGACGATAGAACTATCCCCCTAAGTGTGATTGCACAGCGCACAAGGTTAAGTGTGGAGGATGTTGAATATCTACTCATGAAGAGCCTTTCTGTAAGTTATCGGTATTTAACTTAGAATTTAACTTCCGACTTCTGTTACTCTCACAAGCTTCCGGCAATCATGGCAGGCATAATAACTGTTCATCTTTATTAGATTATTAGGTGATATCAGCATCTTGCTTATGGGTTGAGACTTGAGAAACTGTGCTTTTACCCTTatgttttgatgtatgcaaaaaGTTTTGCTAAAACAGTCACTCTGTTCaattcatataaatataaatcaaaatgGTCGCTTGGTCTATGATTTCATTTATTGCTGTATGCAGTGAGCGCAAGCACCTCCACATTGGCAGTTCTCTACTAGTAATTCCTTGTATAATTCATTCTTTTATGATGAGAAAATGCTTCTTGATCCTTCCGGATTTGTGAATAGAATGTGAGATTGTATATTATATGTGCAATAGACGGGTTTGGTTATGCTATTCATTACcctagtatgttgttgttgctgttgtaacGTTGTTGCATTCATGCCTACCGTCCAATCTTCTATCTTTCTTCATTACTGTACTTTTCTGTGCTGGGTAATGCAGATCCTAATACCAACAATAGACGTGTTAATAATCTATAACAGTAAAAGGCTTCTTTAGAATGCTTATGTTTTTACCTCGTCCCGTTAATTTTCTACCTCGGAAGTTTTGATACTGCATTCTTTCTCTTGATGAGGTTCACGTCTTTCTCACCGTTTAATGTTGTCCTCCTGTAGGTGCATTTGATTGAGGGAATAATTGATCAAGTTGAAGGGACAGTTCATGTCTCGTGGGTGCAACCAAGAGTTCTGGGAATTCCTCAAATCAAGTCATTGAGGGATCGGCTAGACAGTTGGGTGGATAAAGTACACACCGCTTTGTTATCCGTGGAGGCTGAAACTCCTGATCTAGTTGCAGCATAATCTTTTACGTTCAATAGATCCCATCTCTATTTCAATTTTACTTCTTGCCAGAGAGCTGAGTAACTTGGGACTGGTCTAGTTTTCATAGACCTTTATTTGTATGTTCTGAAATTATTGATGATctcaattgaattttttttccctAGATGGGGTTTCTTGTTATTGTATTTGATCACTTCTAATTCAGATTGATGGACATCCAATGTTGGACATGAAGCCAAGCTGTGAAATGACTATAATTTACAACTGTTGGgtttttgttatttcttgtacCTTCTTGTACACTTGCATGTCCACATCATCACGGCTGTCGAAGCCttctttcttttgaatttaaCATTAGTGAATAGTTTCTCAATTTGAGTTATGAAAATGAAGTCACCGTTATTTTCTCCGAGTCCTTTTCCATTAGTGATTTGAATGATttatcactgaataataatacacAATGGGAGTAGACCCGTGGTAGACAAGATGGGGAAAGTGaggaaagtgaggttgagatgaaGCATAGATGTCCTATGTCAATTTGAGGAGGTTCGAGTGGTTGGGAGTGAAAGGTTTGAGGAGAGGTAGAGCTAGTCTTGAGAAAAAACATGATACATCCTAAGCTCATTGAAGACACGACCTTAGATCAGAGAGCATGAGAGTCAAGGAATTGAATAGACAATTAGTAGGCAGTCGAGCGTCTCTCTATTCCCATTGAGAGTGCAGAGTTCTAGTCAATCAGAAGCACCTATGTATCTCGACTTACAACTATTATTGTTCTAGCTTTTGTGCATTCTACAAAAGCTACTTCTCTACCCCAGGTAGGAATAAGGTTTATATATACCCTTCCACCGCACCCCCACTTGCAGAAATATTTATGTTGTTGTAACTATGCCTCTCATCATCCTCCCATCTTCCACTCTCCATCCCCACCTTGCAAAAACATAccctgggtatgttgttgtagctATGCCTTTTATTATCCTCAGGACCAATAAAAAACTCCATacttttgagaaaatcatgtaaAGAGAATCAAGCCATACAAGAAAACAGTCATTCAAACACCCCTTCTGTTGTCAACTGATATAACCATATTCATACATCTAAACACACCGATAACTTCTAGATTTCAAAGACGAAAGCAGAAGAAAAATGTGCGAATTTCTCTTACAAAATGTGACGGAAAGAGACATAAGAGAAAATTACTACAACATTTCCAGAGTAAAAAGATGAACTGGTAGAAACACTCATTTATGTATGTGTATaaccttcttctttctttttgcttCTGAAAGAAATTCCATAAATAGGAATCGAACTCCTATAGTACATTTGAAGTCATCTGCACGGAAATTGTAGAGAAACAGTCCCTTGATTCCCCGCCAGCACTTACCTCCAATCTAACAGGACTCCAGACCGCTCGTGCAGTCATATCAGGGGTAGTTCAAGCGAGACGCTCTGTGAATCTTCTCGTCCCAGATACACGAGCTCTGTACAAACCTCTTCCATATTCTGCTGTACTGCATTAAGGTTCAAGGTTTCACTGCCACCAGCAAAAGCACTCATATTTGCAGCTGCTAGCCATAGCCGGACTAGTATATTGATATGAGACCCTGGATAGTAATACTCCTCagtgaaatcttaaaatatcagCAATAAGTTGAGCAACTCTAAGTAACTTTAaaattggaaagaaaaaaattaaattaggtaCAATCTTCAATGACAATGAGGAACAAGACACTATCTTGATGATGCAATTCAACAAATATACTTCCGTGAGGTGGAGGTAAGGTCTGTGTGCACTCTCCATCCTAGACACCAGTGTGTGGGagattatactgggtatgttgttgcaaTTCAACAAATCTAACAGCGGAGGTCTGGAACAAAGTGAAAAAAATGCAGAATAAGATGCATCTTCATGGCATTTCAATAAACTTAGCCACGTGAAGAGATGACTGATGACTCCTTCGGATGCACTATAACCACCACAATTAAAAGCCATTGAGTGCTCCAAATTTTGGCAGAGATGATAGGTAAACTTTAAAATTGTTAAGGTGAACCATATCAGTAGCATGACCTTCTAGTGATTTTCAGGATTCATTCATCATTATCCATTTTTCACAGATAACGACACCCTTTCTCGCAGTTTCGACATAGTATCAAGCAGATAACCTAAGGAATAGTCTTTCATGTCAAGCTGAAGTTGCTACTACACGCCATTACACAAATGTTCCACTAGCAGAGTCTAGTTCAGTCCTTAAAGATGCCTTGTTAGGAAGAATCATGTCCCTTGTATCCTCGGTGGAAAACAAGTTCttcataaaatcataattttacaatAAGATTATTATTTAAGGTGAAAAACGATTACAAATTAAAACTAGGCTGTGGCCACAGCCGAACTGCATTTATGTTTGAAATtgattttcttccagttcatagcCCAATATCCCATTTATCTGCATTTCATCGTCAATAGAGACTTATACTCATGCATATTCATCAGCCCCAGCCCCCATCCAGTGGCAGCAGAAAAGAAAATGGCAGAAGCACCATTCCGCATTACTCCCAAATATAGTAATGAAGAAGATTGCAAACACTTCCCATGTTCAAACCAGCAACTGGTAACCAAGTTCGGCTTAAAGCGCCTATTTGACTGTTTTCCAATCACAAAAGAAGGGACTTGCAGGAAAAAAGTGAGTGCCAATATCCCAGCATTCACCAACAAcatatacccagtgtaatcccacaagtgcgGTCTGGcgagggtaggatgtacgcaggcCTTATCCCTACCTTTGTAGGGTAGGGAGGTTgcttccaatagaccctcggctcaaaagGGAAGTTTTCAAAGTACAGATGCAAGAAAATACGACAGAAAAATAGTTGCCAAATGAAACATACCTATCACCTTCTCTTATCATCAGAAGTTACTAGACTTCTATAGCATATGTTGGGACCTGCATTCAATTTACAAGATACTGATGTGAGTAACAGATGTAAGTTCTCTGACTAAAATACTCACTTCAAATTCATTGTCAACTTGGTTAAAAGCTGTTTGCATTTGAGAAGATCAATGGCTTTGGCTTATTTTCGGGGAAGGTGATCTGGTGGAGCCAACTTCTATTGCTTGAGGACCACCGATGAGGAACtatacctttttttattaatcccTCTGTACC is from Capsicum annuum cultivar UCD-10X-F1 chromosome 5, UCD10Xv1.1, whole genome shotgun sequence and encodes:
- the LOC107871240 gene encoding 26S proteasome non-ATPase regulatory subunit 13 homolog B — protein: MAALQYLESFCNANPQLNEWYTTLSDLYNRKLWHQLTLKLEQFVLLPLFQAGDGLIQLYHNFITDFETKINLLKLAHFAVVVSRQYPEKEAAIAFLEGVTEKLHNTKETRIEEPILYIKMQIALFKLEKGDPKECQKLLDEGKTTLDSMTDIDPSVYASYYWVSSQYHKARQEFADFYKSALLYLAYTSVESLSESFKLDLAFDLSLSALLGDNIYNFGELLAHPIIKSLIGTKVEWLYYILEAFNTGDLVHYQKLCNVHQAALNAQPALVQNEKKLLEKINILCLMEIIFSRPADDRTIPLSVIAQRTRLSVEDVEYLLMKSLSVHLIEGIIDQVEGTVHVSWVQPRVLGIPQIKSLRDRLDSWVDKVHTALLSVEAETPDLVAA